Proteins encoded within one genomic window of Humulus lupulus chromosome 1, drHumLupu1.1, whole genome shotgun sequence:
- the LOC133831599 gene encoding uncharacterized protein LOC133831599 — protein sequence MFEGKADPMVAEDWLRSVEAIFDHMELDDRQRVSCTVYLLKMDARIWWDVTKHTRDPNTMTWAKFVQAFNKKYYSPAVLATKVDEFITLVQGNLSVTDHAPKFDRLAKFSPEVVPTYALRVQRFVRGLKPMIAREVRMTSAEVVSYAEVLDRALEATYLEEQIWKDNAARRENHRNKSFRESNKRKANEGQNSGVDKRPRPPATNSSNHNSQNHSNRNNRFNDRNCVN from the coding sequence ATGTTTGAAGGGAAAGCCGATCcaatggtggcagaagattggtTAAGGTCGGTTgaggctatttttgatcatatggagttagatgaCCGCCAAAGGGTTTCCTGCACAGTTTATCTACTTAAAATGGATGCACGAatttggtgggacgtgactaAACACACCCGTGAtccaaataccatgacttgggcgaAGTTTGTCCAGGCATTCAATAAGAAGTATTACAGCCCAGCTgtgctagcaactaaggttgatgaatttataactCTGGTACAAGGGAATCTTTCGGTCACCGACCATGCACCGAAGTTCGATCGATTGGCCAAATTTTCCCCTGAAGTGGTGCCGACTTATGCATTGCGAGTCCAGAGGTTTGTAAGGGGACTCAAACCGATGATCGCGAGGGAAGTTAGGATGACTAGTGCTGAAGTGGTCAGTTATGCAGAGGTATTGGATAGAGCCCTTGAAGCTACATATTTGGAGGAAcagatatggaaggataatgccgcTAGAAGAGAGAACCACCGCAACAAGAGCTTCCGTGAGAGcaacaagagaaaggctaacGAAGGGCAGAATAGTGGGGTTGATAAAAGACCTAGACCTCCAGCCACGAATAGCAGCAACCACAACTCCCAGAACCATAGCAACCGCAACAACCGCTTCAATGACCGAAACTGTGTGAACTAA
- the LOC133830326 gene encoding uncharacterized protein LOC133830326 yields MAALKMIKEVYDRIQGIMNKRGALLWPIKQFWVMSEALSMYPEALQQLNQSWNDVVLDDMEFSTMGFTICDFLVSYDLSRQELVLVKTDDGEIEEHLETVHDMEGESAVEEVLQAIPRLTARMEIMASAPNYFHIPEDIFDYNSGDESTVED; encoded by the coding sequence ATGGCAGCCTTAAAGATGATAAAGGAGGTCTACGATCGTATCCAAGGAATAATGAATAAGAGGGGAGCCTTGCTTTGGCCCATAAAGCAATTTTGGGTGATGAGTGAAGCTTTGTCGATGTACCCAGAGGCTCTTCAACAGTTAAATCAATCATGGAATGATGTTGTGCTAGATGACATGGAGTTTAGCACCATGGGGTTTACGATTTGCGACTTTCTGGTAAGTTATGACCTTAGTCGTCAGGAGCTGGTATTAGTAAAGACAGATGATGGTGAAATAGAGGAGCATTTAGAGACGGTGCATGACATGGAAGGAGAATCGGCAGTTGAGGAAGTACTACAAGCTATACCGCGTCTGACTGCGAGGATGGAGATTATGGCAAGCGCGCCTAACTATTTCCACATTCCAGAGGATATCTTTGACTATAattcaggggacgagtccaccgttgaggactag